The Papaver somniferum cultivar HN1 chromosome 6, ASM357369v1, whole genome shotgun sequence genome segment TTGATTTCTCTATCTACAAGAGCTATGTGCCCGCTTACTTCTAATAGATTTATATACCTATCTTGCATGAATGGGTCTTCTTCAGCCTCCGGTGAATATATAATATCTTGAGGAATTGGGATCGTTCTGAACTTTTCTCTTCCAACATCAAAGGCCACTAAAGACATACCTTCATAGAAATGTTCTGTAATTGTCTTACAATCTGTAATAGAATTCTTCCTTTTCCCATGTGAAGTAGGCACATGACCTCTACTTACCCAATATATTGAACCTTTTACACAAACGCACTCATTAAAATAGCGGATCCGGTACTGCGGATAGTCATCAATTCTTCTCCACgtgtagttgttcttgttgttattccctcctcctcctcctcctcctcctcctaaaGTCATGATTTCACAAACTTCTTCAACCTCACCAATATCCTTCCGTTCTGCATCCAAATAATGTTTCTCATATATGCAGATAACTTTGTGTTGTCTAGTAGAAGGATCGTAACCAAAACCAGTCCACCAGTCACATTTATATCGCCAAAAATTAATTCCATAATAGTCATCTTTCAAAGTAGCTTTGATCCATGGTGTTTCTTCTCCTGTAGTTATATTTGCAACTCGGATATAGccttcattttctctaacaaaacATATTAAGCCATTCAAAGGTGTCATGAAAATTCCCCAAAACTCCGGGGTGTTATAAAGACTCTTATACCTATGACGAGCCGCAACTACTGGTTTATTATGATGATGTTTATTCGTTCTACATACATTTGCCAAGCACAAATCAGATCCCCGGCTCCCTGGGGAGATAGGTTTAGTACTAGTTTTAAATATGAGATCCATAACACCGGGGTCATGACGTTCTTTAGAATTAGTAAGATGTAAATACATAAAATATAAATCATTCTGAATTGAGTTTTGCCAATCTTTACATACCAATTTGAAGCGCATGAGTGGTTTAACCGGAAGTCTGCTCAGTATGTCGTTTACGATATCATCACATAGATAAGGAGTAATAGTATTTGAAGGGTTTACTTCACTATCATCACCACAACCTTTGTTTTCTTTGATCATCATATTCTTTGTTTTCTTCCTTACCGTAGCTAGTGGTTCTACTCAACAGggtaaacatatatatatatatatcgttgTCTAGCTATCAGCAAAAACAAGATTCCTAAATACTTCAAATATCAAAACTCAAAAGAATCCGGGTCTAGGTATGACACGTAAAATTGATGTCTAAACACTTCAGGAAACGAGGGAGACCGAGCAAGGAACAAACCTAGTTAGAAAAAGGTGTTAGTTAAAAATTAACTAATTCGATACTTAGTGTGTTAATTCCTTATGGCCCCAAAATTATATCCATGGCCACTACAGTAACTAAACGGTATGCCAAGGCCACACGGCCCACACCTACTTTGATAACAAATGGGCTTTTGTAAAGAAGTCTATTATACATTCAAATATTTGGTTTTGAGGGCTGATTATGAAATCGAATCGACAAATAGCAATCAACAAAATCCTTTATCATACTAATTTTGTTAATGATTAGAATATCATCAATTAATTAGTACATGATTGATTAACTAAATTGAGGTCAGTGATTTGATTAGACTAataatttgatttataattagtataagaaaatcaaaattttgtgacattttttctttttaaaattaaaCTTACGGTTAGGTTTCCTAACTGTAGATCGTAAATACAGTTGGGAGTCCATGTTTTACCAACCGTAGATAAATCATACGGTTGGGTTTCTTAACCTAAATCATAAATACAGTTAGGAGTTCATGTTTTCCCAACAATAAAAAATCATTACTAAGGCTTGGTTTTCCAATCGTTTTTAGTTCAGAAACtaatttttaaaaccctagtttAATTAAATCTAATTCATTCacacaatcaaaaacaaaaaattggcGGGTTTTTAATTCTTACCCAATTGAAATAATTGTTGGCTAAAACAATCATCTATTCTATTTTgtgaaccaacctaattgaagaacaaaaaaaatagtagaagaggaagaagaggaaaaaaaaagaggacgaagacgaagagacgtgtttttttttttttttttttctaggtttagtttttgattttaattagaATTAAATTAGGTAATTAGGTAAGTTGTCAAGAGGTATGTTTACGTTTTTGTTATAAAATAGGTCCTTTTCTCTCTCATCCATATTTAGGACATTAGAATCTATAGGAGTCATCGAAACCAAATTTTTGGAGTCTCTGTAATAGGCTTCTTGTAAAAGGCCTCAATTGGCTTCGTTAACCATGTGAAACAACAAGATTATTCCAATGAACACAATTTGTGTTGTAATCTGTTGAAAGGATTCTTTTAGTATTTGTAAATGTAATTATAGTAGTTGGATATCAAACTGGTTAACTCGTCAACACCTAAGAATATGAATGCCACATGATCTGAACACGCTCAATCCTAAACCACCATGGTGTGGATGTGGATAGTAAGATGGAGGTGGACTAATATTTTGATGGAGTTATTTCTTCAGAGCATGTGACGCTCAGAAAAAATGGTTTACACGCTATCTTTAATCTCAACTGGAAGAAAGCGATCTAGGCTGGTGATTATGGAATGGAGTATAAACTtgatatttttgtagatgtatTTGTTGCACTCGAGGATGCGGCCAATATAAACATCTTGGTGGAGACAAAAAGGGGTCGAGTAAAAGAAGACTAAGGAACGACTACCAGGCACCGTCTCTGAAGGAAATGAAGAAGCTGAATCAGTGTGTGTTTTAATATTGAAGTTCGTAGTGAtcaagtttttgtttttgttttggttttatttattatttttttttgtcttcttcATATTGTGTGTTTACTTTTTAAGTCATTTTCTTATGTTTCCCCCTAGTTGATTATCTATTATCCATTAACATGAGGTTAAAATTATGTGTTTTATGGAACAGAAAACATTTTATTTAGTCATTAAAATCTCGGAAACAAAGTTCTGGTGATATTTTTCGTGACCACATTTCAAACTGCTCTGTATGAATTTATATTTTT includes the following:
- the LOC113291042 gene encoding F-box/kelch-repeat protein At3g23880-like → MMIKENKGCGDDSEVNPSNTITPYLCDDIVNDILSRLPVKPLMRFKLVCKDWQNSIQNDLYFMYLHLTNSKERHDPGVMDLIFKTSTKPISPGSRGSDLCLANVCRTNKHHHNKPVVAARHRYKSLYNTPEFWGIFMTPLNGLICFVRENEGYIRVANITTGEETPWIKATLKDDYYGINFWRYKCDWWTGFGYDPSTRQHKVICIYEKHYLDAERKDIGSIYWVSRGHVPTSHGKRKNSITDCKTITEHFYEGMSLVAFDVGREKFRTIPIPQDIIYSPEAEEDPFMQDRYINLLEVSGHIALVDREIKKLWLFMDDYDGDMEKTNTTNSSSGGGNWIRETICIKLPLIDERYIRFDDGVPGTDEILVKIKDVKWKDHFYICYYNWKNKTIGNLIEIATGENKYHHYGEKVRIFTQSLLSV